From Thermodesulforhabdus norvegica, a single genomic window includes:
- a CDS encoding ATP-binding protein, protein MGRKPDRPSYGELPAKSKCTRCRERAVIHLPAHHANFCEDCFLHFFRTAVKRAMRLFPFRRGERIMVAVSGGKDSLATWLVLSELGYETKGVHLDLGIPEFSEASRRAVENFSGRFGLPLSIFSLKDEFGMSLPEIERRSRRVICAVCGTIKRHLLGRIAAREGFRHVATGHNLDDEAARLLGNIVRHRDQYIEKAYPYLPPIGDMIPGKIKPLFRVEAAEIRIYCRVRGIDFFGGSCPFSRGATSHVFQEALEFLEEKMPGTKRDFLLNYLKKRTFPPPENPQARCEGCGYPSYRSLCSLCSLRQQMGLADRR, encoded by the coding sequence ATGGGTAGAAAGCCTGACAGACCAAGCTATGGGGAACTGCCGGCAAAAAGCAAGTGCACGCGGTGCAGGGAACGGGCCGTCATCCATCTACCGGCTCATCACGCCAACTTCTGCGAGGATTGTTTTCTCCATTTTTTTCGCACTGCCGTAAAAAGAGCTATGAGGCTTTTCCCCTTCAGGCGGGGAGAAAGGATCATGGTCGCGGTGTCAGGTGGCAAGGATTCTCTGGCCACCTGGCTCGTACTGAGCGAACTGGGCTACGAAACGAAGGGAGTTCATCTGGACCTCGGGATCCCTGAATTTTCGGAAGCATCACGCCGGGCCGTGGAAAATTTCTCGGGTCGTTTTGGACTTCCCCTTTCTATCTTCAGTCTCAAGGACGAATTCGGTATGAGCCTTCCCGAGATCGAAAGACGATCCAGAAGAGTAATTTGCGCCGTCTGCGGGACTATAAAGCGGCATCTTCTGGGAAGAATAGCGGCCAGAGAAGGATTTCGCCACGTTGCTACGGGGCATAACCTAGATGATGAGGCGGCGAGGCTTCTCGGAAACATCGTCAGGCACAGGGATCAATATATTGAGAAAGCCTATCCTTACCTTCCTCCCATCGGTGACATGATTCCGGGAAAAATCAAGCCCCTCTTCAGGGTTGAAGCCGCTGAAATAAGAATATACTGCAGGGTACGGGGGATAGACTTCTTCGGTGGAAGCTGTCCCTTTTCCCGGGGCGCAACAAGTCACGTGTTTCAGGAAGCTCTGGAGTTTCTGGAAGAAAAAATGCCGGGCACCAAAAGAGATTTCTTATTAAACTACCTCAAAAAACGAACCTTCCCACCACCCGAAAACCCCCAGGCCAGATGCGAAGGTTGCGGTTATCCCAGCTACAGGTCTCTTTGCAGCCTGTGTAGCCTGAGGCAGCAGATGGGTTTGGCGGATCGGCGTTAA
- a CDS encoding ABC transporter substrate-binding protein has translation MKSIWYNKIYVCLFLPIAFFYSCSQEVVEVGCVGTYSGSYSDLGVEVRNGVRLAEEEINADAKRYGFKVKVYYIDDEGTEEGVRKAAELLIRRNVRVIIGPVLSTLTGSIIPRVCKQNTIWISPVVSSSEFTGQKDCFFRTISDSSTRATKLAEYIKKRFSPVRLCVVIDQGNRTYTEDFARHFFKALGLELKNHPCLYRLEEHPSLHTNSVIGILNHLIPYHPDAVLLATSALDTAIVARSLIDNLPQVVIAAPLWAKTGAFLSAFGLSDSKIFFEDIEPGNQSPDLKEFLLRYETRYGFPPSFAAVQGYDTMKVVAAAVMQSRTRGSELETELSKIENFPGLLSPISIDEYGDARRPTFIYSVCRGKFCEEGV, from the coding sequence ATGAAAAGTATCTGGTATAACAAAATATACGTTTGCCTGTTTCTGCCGATAGCATTTTTTTATTCGTGCTCTCAAGAAGTCGTGGAAGTCGGATGTGTGGGCACTTACTCCGGATCCTATTCTGATCTGGGGGTTGAGGTTCGAAACGGGGTCCGACTTGCCGAAGAGGAAATAAACGCCGACGCGAAACGTTACGGCTTTAAAGTAAAGGTCTATTACATCGACGATGAAGGTACCGAGGAGGGGGTACGGAAAGCCGCCGAGTTGCTCATCAGAAGGAATGTGCGGGTCATAATAGGTCCCGTCCTGAGCACCCTGACCGGATCGATCATACCCCGGGTCTGTAAGCAGAATACGATATGGATAAGCCCTGTGGTGTCGTCTTCAGAGTTTACCGGACAGAAAGACTGCTTCTTCAGAACCATTTCTGACTCTTCAACCAGAGCAACAAAGCTTGCCGAATACATAAAGAAGAGATTTTCACCTGTGCGCCTTTGTGTGGTCATAGACCAGGGAAACAGGACCTACACGGAAGACTTTGCCCGTCACTTCTTCAAGGCTCTTGGCCTGGAATTGAAGAACCACCCGTGCTTGTACAGACTTGAAGAGCACCCTTCGTTACATACCAACAGCGTTATAGGAATCCTGAATCATCTAATCCCCTACCACCCCGATGCAGTTCTCCTTGCCACATCGGCGCTGGACACGGCAATTGTTGCGAGAAGTCTTATAGACAATCTGCCTCAGGTCGTTATAGCCGCTCCTCTCTGGGCCAAAACCGGTGCCTTTTTGTCGGCCTTCGGTCTTTCGGACTCAAAGATATTCTTTGAAGATATCGAACCCGGTAACCAATCCCCGGATTTAAAAGAATTTCTGCTTCGCTATGAAACCCGCTATGGATTTCCGCCATCCTTTGCGGCCGTGCAGGGTTACGACACCATGAAAGTCGTTGCCGCTGCAGTGATGCAATCGCGAACTCGAGGCTCCGAATTAGAAACGGAACTCTCAAAAATAGAAAACTTCCCCGGCCTCCTTTCGCCTATCTCGATAGACGAATACGGAGACGCCCGGAGACCTACTTTCATATATTCCGTTTGCCGCGGAAAATTCTGTGAGGAAGGAGTGTAG
- a CDS encoding PIN/TRAM domain-containing protein, whose translation MGVRWLWLSVKILIVIVCALGGYFIASQINVFSGYTWAKWWGAGFGILFGGIVLALEKVIRMIPLKVILGGTFGLILGLFVARLIGGSFTSLQNPTVQVSVYVVLSCIFGYIGTVLGSIKFAELTTGLPWFGRITGKAASPKILDTSVIIDGRIADVAEAGFIEGPLIVPEFVLQELQHIADSQDQLRKAKGRRGLEVLKRLQDMPHMDVRIDKQAVQSGQDVDSMLVSLAEKLNAKILTNDYNLAKVAELHGIQVLNMHRLAHAMRPQVLPGETLRLQILKEGREEGQGIAYLEDGTMVVVENASKYLGQEVEAAVTSVLQTPGGRMIFTTLKSVQDGRQH comes from the coding sequence ATGGGAGTACGGTGGTTGTGGCTGTCCGTTAAGATTCTCATAGTGATCGTCTGTGCCCTTGGGGGATACTTCATTGCTTCTCAGATAAACGTCTTTTCCGGCTATACCTGGGCGAAATGGTGGGGTGCAGGGTTTGGTATTCTTTTCGGCGGTATTGTGCTGGCTTTAGAAAAAGTCATCAGAATGATACCCCTTAAGGTTATCCTGGGAGGCACTTTTGGTCTTATTCTCGGTCTTTTCGTAGCACGTCTTATTGGGGGAAGTTTCACGAGCCTGCAAAATCCAACCGTTCAGGTCAGTGTTTATGTGGTATTGTCCTGTATTTTCGGTTACATCGGAACGGTTCTGGGCAGTATTAAGTTTGCCGAACTCACGACAGGCCTTCCGTGGTTTGGCAGGATAACCGGAAAAGCCGCTTCGCCCAAGATTTTGGATACCAGTGTGATAATAGACGGCCGAATAGCCGATGTGGCAGAGGCCGGTTTTATCGAAGGGCCTCTTATTGTGCCGGAGTTCGTGCTTCAGGAGCTTCAGCACATTGCCGACAGTCAGGACCAGTTGAGAAAAGCCAAAGGGAGGCGTGGTCTTGAGGTACTGAAGCGTCTTCAGGATATGCCTCACATGGATGTGCGTATAGATAAACAGGCCGTGCAGAGCGGTCAGGACGTTGACAGCATGCTGGTGTCTCTTGCAGAAAAGCTGAATGCAAAGATTCTGACAAACGATTACAATCTTGCAAAGGTTGCAGAACTGCACGGTATTCAGGTGCTTAACATGCACAGGCTGGCCCATGCCATGAGGCCCCAGGTTCTTCCGGGAGAAACCCTCAGACTGCAGATACTTAAAGAAGGTCGTGAAGAAGGGCAGGGGATCGCCTATCTGGAAGACGGCACAATGGTGGTGGTGGAAAACGCCAGCAAGTATCTGGGGCAGGAAGTCGAAGCGGCAGTAACGAGCGTGCTTCAAACTCCCGGCGGCAGAATGATTTTTACAACTCTGAAGAGCGTGCAGGACGGACGGCAGCACTGA
- a CDS encoding hybrid sensor histidine kinase/response regulator, with product MEGIQKRQTLESIVRKKLFANVFVPLILLSILANLIYFALAYKQFRRQHIILTTIGIGFLQEHINSICRLLASISGQSAEGDIEGYLYTNKFLEFQQVLRNVIIYDPANDRASRIYPVYSARVYGLPAVNHFSRLVKSRGLDGVCYVSPPYYSPYSGSVTVAFASRNGSDIVIGEAKLEQMLKINVLSHAFKDTLLFITDRFGNVIVHPDIKLVERRENFAHEAWFRSAKKDPRGVHIAIHQGRWYIIAGLTDAFSGWWCFAATPLSSILLPYLKMQLIILFACVTFCTAIFYLTRRWLLKTVVQPVENLAREVRSMTSTREDLLERVGEGESRYSSISEIDICFRTIASTVERLTLQEQALAESEERFRAIAEHAPVALGIFQDNVFIYSNTEAQRLTGYTPEELQNIEVWELVHPDYREQVKERILIRQTMKAAPIHYDALPVVVKDGDMKWFRVSVGSVEVSGRPAGLLVAVDVTSQVLAVREKFEYEKKFRHMQRLEAVGVLAGGIAHEFNNLLHGIVLNVDILKSRLRDRPEFKDYLENLYHLTRRGSKLVRGLLTYSRKQRADREIVSAHDEIRRIMTISRASFPKNIALEEHLDAEDDRIVAETGQVEQIVMNLVSNAKDAIGDRSGRIAVKTRRIFLDRPQTFGLSTQGFYLRIDVEDDGPGMAPHVKERIFDPFFTTKEVGRGTGLGLSVILGIVESLGGRIFCESEVGRGTTFTVLLPSAEKEATEKTEKDKEDREEGTSHETKPLSLLMIDDEEIFGSLVKEFFEQKGHKVHYYPRAESALEFLENSEEKPDLIILDLGLPGMGGRECLNILKTKYPDIPVIVASGYISHDVIKNYRAYGASACLSKPFTVDKLLETIREILPAFKG from the coding sequence ATGGAGGGAATACAGAAGAGGCAAACTCTGGAGTCGATAGTCAGAAAAAAGCTTTTTGCCAACGTATTTGTTCCCCTCATATTATTATCGATTCTTGCAAACCTCATCTATTTCGCCCTGGCCTACAAACAGTTCAGAAGACAGCACATTATTCTGACCACAATAGGAATAGGCTTTTTACAGGAGCACATCAACAGCATCTGCAGGCTACTGGCATCGATATCAGGACAATCGGCAGAAGGTGATATAGAGGGATATCTTTACACCAATAAATTTCTGGAGTTTCAGCAGGTTTTAAGAAATGTTATTATATACGATCCTGCCAACGACCGGGCGAGCCGGATTTATCCCGTCTATTCTGCCAGAGTTTACGGCCTTCCGGCGGTCAACCACTTTTCCAGACTAGTAAAAAGCAGAGGTCTTGATGGGGTATGTTATGTATCACCACCCTATTATTCGCCCTATTCGGGATCTGTCACAGTGGCTTTTGCATCAAGGAACGGAAGCGATATAGTCATAGGAGAAGCAAAGCTTGAACAGATGCTGAAGATAAACGTTCTTTCTCATGCCTTTAAGGACACCCTGCTTTTCATTACCGACAGATTCGGAAATGTGATAGTGCATCCGGATATAAAACTTGTGGAACGACGTGAGAACTTCGCCCATGAAGCATGGTTTCGCAGTGCAAAGAAAGATCCCAGGGGAGTGCATATCGCCATACATCAGGGGCGATGGTATATAATTGCGGGTCTCACGGATGCCTTCTCGGGATGGTGGTGCTTTGCGGCAACTCCGCTTTCGTCTATCCTTTTGCCCTATTTGAAGATGCAGCTCATCATCCTGTTTGCCTGCGTAACCTTCTGTACCGCGATTTTCTACTTAACAAGGCGGTGGTTGCTCAAAACGGTCGTACAGCCCGTAGAAAACCTGGCCCGGGAAGTAAGGTCCATGACAAGCACACGGGAGGATTTGCTGGAACGAGTAGGTGAAGGAGAAAGCCGCTACAGCTCCATTTCAGAAATAGACATCTGCTTCAGAACAATTGCTTCTACGGTGGAACGGCTAACACTTCAGGAGCAGGCTCTGGCGGAAAGTGAAGAAAGATTTCGTGCAATAGCCGAGCACGCCCCGGTAGCTCTTGGAATTTTCCAGGATAACGTCTTTATATATTCTAACACAGAAGCCCAGAGACTGACCGGTTACACACCTGAAGAATTGCAAAATATCGAAGTTTGGGAACTGGTACATCCCGACTACAGAGAGCAGGTAAAAGAAAGGATTTTAATACGCCAGACCATGAAGGCGGCTCCCATTCATTATGATGCGTTACCGGTGGTGGTTAAAGATGGCGATATGAAGTGGTTTCGTGTGTCCGTGGGGTCTGTTGAGGTCTCAGGCCGTCCCGCCGGTCTTCTTGTAGCCGTGGATGTAACTTCCCAGGTCCTGGCCGTTAGAGAGAAATTCGAGTACGAGAAGAAATTCCGGCATATGCAGCGCCTGGAAGCCGTTGGAGTTCTGGCGGGGGGTATTGCTCACGAGTTCAACAACCTTTTGCACGGAATAGTCCTGAACGTCGATATACTGAAAAGCCGCCTTAGAGATCGGCCTGAATTCAAAGACTACCTGGAAAACCTCTATCATCTTACCAGGAGAGGCTCGAAACTGGTTCGGGGGCTTCTTACATACAGCAGAAAGCAAAGAGCAGACCGGGAAATAGTCTCCGCTCACGACGAAATCCGTCGAATTATGACCATATCCCGGGCTTCCTTCCCTAAAAATATTGCCCTGGAAGAACATCTCGACGCCGAAGATGATCGAATTGTTGCAGAAACAGGCCAGGTGGAGCAGATAGTGATGAATCTGGTCAGCAACGCAAAGGATGCCATTGGGGACAGATCGGGCCGCATAGCGGTCAAAACCAGGCGCATCTTTCTCGACAGACCACAAACCTTCGGTCTTTCAACTCAGGGCTTTTACCTTCGTATAGACGTGGAAGATGATGGCCCGGGTATGGCGCCTCACGTGAAAGAGAGAATATTCGATCCCTTCTTCACCACCAAAGAAGTGGGAAGAGGAACGGGGCTTGGTCTTTCGGTTATACTGGGTATTGTTGAAAGCCTGGGAGGAAGAATCTTTTGCGAAAGCGAGGTCGGCAGAGGCACTACCTTCACGGTTTTGTTGCCTTCTGCGGAAAAGGAGGCAACAGAGAAGACGGAAAAAGACAAAGAAGATCGAGAAGAAGGAACTTCTCACGAAACGAAACCCTTGTCGTTGCTTATGATAGACGATGAAGAGATTTTTGGATCACTCGTGAAAGAATTCTTTGAACAGAAGGGGCACAAGGTTCACTACTATCCCAGAGCGGAATCGGCTCTTGAATTCCTGGAAAACTCTGAAGAGAAGCCCGACCTCATAATACTGGACCTCGGTCTTCCGGGAATGGGAGGGCGAGAATGCCTGAACATATTGAAAACGAAATACCCGGATATTCCGGTAATTGTCGCCAGCGGGTATATATCCCATGATGTGATAAAAAACTACAGGGCCTATGGAGCGTCGGCATGTCTTTCAAAGCCTTTCACCGTGGATAAACTACTGGAGACGATAAGAGAGATCCTTCCGGCCTTCAAGGGTTAA
- the cobJ gene encoding precorrin-3B C(17)-methyltransferase, with the protein MSLGPGFPEYMIPEAREALDSSDLIVGYSTYVSLIKPLYPDKTFLVKGMRQELQRVLMAIEEARKGKRVSLVSGGDVGIYGMAGLVFDVCRKEDIAVAPFGYPETDRESQEWELSVRIVPGVSALNAAAAVLGAPLMHDFATISLSDHLTPWSLIEKRIHAAAMADFVIVFYNPRSKTRPKLLDKALSIVLEYRSPETPAGIVKRAMRDGQERIITKLESIVTKDIDMQTILIIGNARTYVWRGWMVTPRGYDEKYLV; encoded by the coding sequence GTGAGTCTGGGTCCCGGATTTCCGGAGTACATGATACCGGAAGCCCGGGAAGCTCTTGACTCAAGTGATCTCATAGTGGGTTATTCAACTTACGTATCCCTTATAAAGCCCCTCTATCCCGACAAAACCTTCCTGGTCAAGGGAATGCGGCAGGAGCTTCAACGAGTTCTGATGGCCATAGAAGAAGCCAGAAAGGGAAAGCGGGTGTCTCTGGTTTCCGGAGGGGATGTCGGGATATACGGGATGGCCGGGCTGGTATTTGACGTATGCAGGAAAGAAGACATAGCGGTGGCTCCTTTCGGATACCCGGAGACGGATCGAGAGTCTCAGGAGTGGGAATTAAGCGTGAGAATTGTTCCGGGGGTATCGGCCCTTAATGCTGCCGCCGCCGTCCTAGGCGCTCCGCTGATGCATGACTTCGCAACTATAAGCCTGAGCGACCATCTTACGCCCTGGTCCTTAATAGAAAAAAGGATTCACGCTGCTGCAATGGCAGACTTCGTTATAGTTTTTTATAATCCCCGGAGCAAAACCAGGCCGAAGCTTCTGGATAAAGCCCTTTCGATTGTTCTTGAGTACAGATCACCGGAAACCCCGGCAGGAATTGTAAAGAGAGCCATGAGAGATGGACAGGAGAGAATTATTACAAAACTTGAATCAATTGTCACAAAAGATATTGACATGCAAACCATTCTTATTATAGGAAACGCCCGCACTTATGTGTGGCGGGGGTGGATGGTTACCCCCAGAGGGTATGATGAAAAGTATCTGGTATAA
- the cobM gene encoding precorrin-4 C(11)-methyltransferase has product MRAHPIYFIGAGPGDPELITVKGKRILETADRIVYAGSLVSAEMLKWAKDGAELIDSAPLTLEQTHGLLVEGYRKGLMVARLHSGDPGLYGAIHEQMVLLDAEGIPYEVVPGVSAVFAAAAALKRELTLPEISQTLIITRKSGKTPVPERESLASLASHRATVALYLSVHAIEDVVAELLKHYPENTPVVVAHRVSWPDESFIFGTLADIAERVKKAGIRRQALILVGESFAEERPGKRSRLYAPDFSHGFRKSRGSSA; this is encoded by the coding sequence GTGAGAGCACATCCCATTTACTTCATTGGAGCAGGCCCGGGAGACCCGGAGCTCATAACCGTGAAAGGAAAACGCATTCTGGAGACGGCAGACCGAATCGTTTATGCGGGATCTCTGGTGTCTGCAGAAATGCTTAAGTGGGCAAAAGACGGGGCTGAACTCATAGACAGTGCGCCCCTGACGCTGGAGCAAACTCACGGCCTACTCGTGGAAGGTTACAGGAAAGGTCTTATGGTGGCAAGGCTTCATTCGGGAGATCCCGGTCTTTACGGGGCGATACACGAGCAGATGGTATTGCTGGATGCCGAGGGCATTCCCTATGAGGTTGTCCCCGGTGTATCGGCCGTCTTTGCCGCAGCGGCGGCATTGAAAAGGGAACTGACCCTTCCGGAAATATCCCAGACCCTCATAATAACAAGAAAAAGCGGGAAAACGCCCGTACCGGAGAGGGAATCTCTCGCGTCTCTGGCTTCTCACCGCGCCACCGTGGCTCTTTATTTAAGCGTTCATGCCATAGAGGACGTTGTAGCGGAGCTTTTGAAGCATTACCCCGAAAACACGCCGGTGGTAGTGGCTCACAGGGTTAGCTGGCCAGACGAATCCTTTATTTTCGGCACCCTGGCCGACATTGCCGAGAGGGTAAAAAAAGCCGGGATACGCAGGCAGGCTCTCATACTGGTAGGTGAATCATTTGCAGAAGAACGCCCCGGAAAGCGTTCCCGCCTTTATGCTCCGGATTTTTCACACGGATTCAGAAAGTCGAGAGGCTCTTCGGCATGA
- the speE gene encoding polyamine aminopropyltransferase, with protein MSSSKDVFFDEPLTPGMFRRIRARSILYSANSPYQQIDVVETEEYGRVLYLDRRFQTSEAEEYFYHESLVHPAMVIHSVPRKVLLIGGGDGGALEEILKYRTVERVDMVELDGKVIEVARRFLNRICANAFEDPRLNLVVGDGRAFIEKSSDSYDVIILDLTDPMGPSKYVYTKEFYDLCRDHLNPGGLLSLHNDSPFFYPEAFAVIVNTLKAVFPHMVQFVTFIPGYLLDFAFSVCSSSPIPERSGEEAEAILRRQGLDASSLKWYEPERHGELLKLPAYARVLLKQEVRISTDDDPYSIPEM; from the coding sequence ATGAGCTCAAGCAAGGACGTTTTTTTTGATGAACCTCTGACGCCGGGTATGTTCAGAAGAATTCGGGCCAGGTCCATCTTGTATTCGGCCAATTCACCCTATCAGCAGATAGATGTTGTGGAAACCGAAGAGTACGGAAGAGTACTTTACCTGGATCGGCGATTCCAAACTTCCGAAGCAGAAGAATACTTCTATCACGAGAGCCTTGTCCACCCTGCTATGGTTATACATTCCGTTCCCCGCAAGGTGCTTTTGATAGGAGGAGGCGACGGAGGAGCCCTCGAGGAAATATTGAAGTACAGAACGGTTGAGCGCGTGGACATGGTTGAACTGGACGGGAAGGTTATAGAGGTCGCCAGAAGGTTTCTGAACAGGATTTGTGCCAATGCCTTTGAGGATCCCCGGCTGAATCTTGTCGTAGGTGACGGGAGGGCTTTCATTGAAAAGTCTTCCGATAGCTATGACGTTATAATACTGGATCTTACGGATCCAATGGGGCCCTCTAAGTACGTGTACACAAAGGAATTCTACGATCTCTGCAGGGATCATCTCAATCCCGGCGGCCTCTTATCCCTTCATAACGATTCCCCCTTTTTCTATCCGGAAGCCTTTGCCGTTATCGTCAATACTCTGAAGGCCGTATTCCCTCACATGGTCCAGTTTGTAACCTTCATTCCCGGCTATCTCCTCGATTTTGCCTTCTCCGTCTGTTCTTCATCTCCAATTCCCGAACGCTCGGGGGAGGAAGCTGAAGCCATTCTCAGGAGACAGGGGCTTGATGCGAGCTCTTTAAAATGGTATGAGCCCGAGCGGCATGGAGAGTTGCTTAAGCTTCCTGCATATGCCAGAGTTCTTTTGAAGCAGGAGGTAAGAATATCCACCGATGATGATCCTTACTCTATTCCCGAGATGTAA
- a CDS encoding CarD family transcriptional regulator — MFKEGDLVFYPAHGIGKIEAIQGKSIDGSRQDFYVLRILETDTRIMVPVQNAENVGVRGLVDPGVIPRVFEILKKKEVSVSASTWNKRYREYMEKVKSGSILDLAEVFRDLNLLKEDKTLSFGERKMLETAKAFLVKEISIVVNEPEEEIERRLYECFNNE, encoded by the coding sequence ATGTTCAAGGAAGGAGATCTGGTGTTTTATCCCGCTCACGGGATAGGGAAGATAGAAGCAATTCAGGGTAAATCTATAGATGGGTCCAGGCAGGATTTTTATGTGTTAAGGATACTTGAAACGGATACCAGAATAATGGTTCCCGTCCAGAACGCCGAAAATGTTGGAGTCAGAGGACTGGTTGATCCTGGAGTAATTCCCAGGGTCTTTGAAATTCTGAAGAAAAAGGAGGTTTCGGTTAGTGCTTCTACATGGAACAAGAGGTACAGGGAATACATGGAAAAGGTTAAATCCGGGTCCATTCTGGATTTGGCTGAAGTTTTCCGTGATCTGAATTTGCTGAAGGAAGATAAAACTTTATCCTTTGGTGAGCGGAAGATGCTGGAGACGGCCAAGGCGTTTCTTGTTAAGGAGATCTCGATTGTTGTAAACGAACCGGAAGAGGAAATTGAAAGAAGACTTTATGAGTGCTTCAATAACGAATGA
- a CDS encoding cobalt-precorrin 5A hydrolase: MSKSGKASVAVLSLTRRGAKLALRISRLIDGATCFIPERLSGEVLVDETQGVSFFDDFREVFNKVWNSFEVIVCIMATGIVVRTVAPLLRSKMEDPAVIVVDEAGNYAISLLSGHVGGANRWTVEIADLIGATPVITTASDVSGKRSLDLTAIEKGLEIDRKELLPTLMVRLLDGERVWIFDPEDRIYPGLSADYPNLVKVDSLEGGGSSYGIWVCEEKPPEDAACVALYPRNLIVGIGCNRGTSAEEIIKAVTDVFDEHRLALSAILYFASVDLKSREPGLLDAVRFFGRDILFHGPELLERIRVPNPSEVVKRYVGVSSVCEASVLASNPRARLIVTKKKRGNVTVAIGKASSIW; this comes from the coding sequence ATGAGTAAATCCGGTAAAGCCTCCGTTGCCGTTCTGTCGCTTACCCGAAGGGGAGCAAAGCTGGCACTCCGCATAAGCAGACTAATTGACGGAGCCACGTGTTTCATTCCTGAAAGGTTATCCGGAGAGGTGCTAGTAGATGAGACCCAGGGGGTTAGCTTTTTCGACGACTTCCGCGAGGTCTTTAATAAAGTATGGAACTCTTTCGAGGTTATCGTCTGCATAATGGCAACAGGTATCGTGGTGAGAACGGTTGCTCCGCTTTTGAGATCGAAAATGGAGGACCCCGCCGTAATTGTGGTGGACGAAGCGGGTAACTATGCAATAAGTCTTCTTTCCGGTCACGTAGGCGGAGCCAACAGATGGACGGTTGAGATCGCCGACCTTATCGGCGCCACACCGGTGATCACAACCGCATCCGATGTTTCCGGCAAAAGGTCTCTGGACTTGACGGCTATCGAGAAGGGGCTTGAGATCGACAGGAAAGAATTGTTGCCTACCCTTATGGTCAGGTTGCTTGATGGAGAGCGGGTATGGATTTTTGATCCGGAGGACAGGATTTATCCCGGACTTTCAGCAGATTATCCAAATCTGGTAAAAGTCGATTCCCTTGAGGGCGGTGGTTCGTCGTATGGAATCTGGGTATGCGAGGAAAAACCACCGGAAGATGCGGCCTGTGTTGCGCTTTATCCTCGAAACTTAATTGTGGGGATAGGGTGTAATAGAGGCACTTCTGCCGAGGAGATCATAAAAGCCGTAACGGACGTCTTCGATGAGCACCGCCTCGCACTCTCGGCGATACTTTATTTTGCCTCCGTTGATCTTAAGTCCCGGGAACCGGGCCTGCTAGATGCGGTAAGGTTTTTCGGGCGGGACATCCTTTTTCACGGCCCTGAGCTTCTTGAAAGGATACGGGTACCCAATCCATCTGAAGTGGTTAAACGTTACGTAGGAGTGTCAAGCGTATGCGAAGCATCGGTTCTGGCATCAAACCCTCGGGCTCGTCTGATCGTCACGAAGAAAAAAAGGGGAAACGTAACGGTAGCGATCGGAAAGGCGAGCTCTATCTGGTGA
- a CDS encoding RluA family pseudouridine synthase, with translation MASSTETFRVTPEEAGIRLDSLLVGRLEGYSRGFVQKLIKQGFVRVCGSARKSAYCVKPGDLVEVEIPEPDGADEPIVVPVPVPLDVLYEDEHIVVVNKPAGMVVHPGAGKESVSLVHALLYRYGSLASVGAPERPGIVHRLDENTTGVMIVARTDRAYWELVKQFEGRTVQKEYLALVWGVPPEETGTVSTLINRHPRERKKMAVTQNGREAVTKWKVLKTWKEVSLLSVKPITGRTHQIRVHMAYIHHPIVGDPLYCRHERRVNRLTDFAFKDLLKDIKRQMLHARMLRLKHPVSGEILEWQAPLPPDMERLLKSLDALEGVTS, from the coding sequence ATGGCCAGCTCTACGGAAACCTTCAGGGTTACGCCCGAAGAAGCCGGCATTCGGCTGGATTCACTCCTGGTTGGACGGCTTGAGGGCTACTCTCGCGGCTTCGTTCAGAAGCTGATCAAGCAGGGTTTTGTCAGGGTTTGCGGTTCGGCCAGGAAATCGGCCTATTGCGTAAAACCGGGAGATCTGGTGGAGGTTGAAATTCCCGAGCCCGATGGTGCCGATGAACCGATAGTGGTCCCCGTTCCGGTTCCCCTTGATGTGCTCTATGAAGACGAACATATCGTCGTGGTTAATAAACCTGCCGGAATGGTAGTCCATCCAGGAGCGGGGAAGGAAAGTGTATCCCTTGTCCACGCACTGCTCTACCGTTATGGGAGTCTGGCCTCCGTAGGTGCACCGGAACGACCCGGGATCGTGCATCGCCTCGACGAAAATACCACGGGAGTAATGATCGTTGCGAGAACGGATAGGGCCTATTGGGAACTCGTAAAGCAGTTTGAAGGCCGAACCGTTCAAAAAGAATATCTCGCGTTGGTCTGGGGTGTTCCTCCGGAAGAAACCGGAACCGTGAGTACTCTTATAAACAGGCATCCCCGGGAAAGAAAAAAAATGGCCGTAACCCAAAACGGCCGTGAAGCGGTTACTAAATGGAAGGTTTTAAAGACATGGAAGGAGGTATCACTCCTTTCGGTAAAGCCCATTACGGGGAGGACTCATCAAATAAGAGTCCACATGGCTTACATACATCACCCCATTGTAGGGGATCCTCTCTACTGCCGCCATGAAAGAAGGGTTAACCGACTGACTGACTTCGCATTCAAGGATCTTCTGAAGGACATAAAAAGGCAGATGCTTCACGCTCGAATGCTCCGATTGAAACATCCGGTTTCCGGAGAGATTCTCGAATGGCAGGCACCTTTGCCTCCCGACATGGAAAGGCTGCTGAAGTCCCTGGATGCACTGGAGGGTGTGACGAGTTAA